A section of the Cytobacillus sp. IB215665 genome encodes:
- a CDS encoding D-alanyl-D-alanine carboxypeptidase family protein → MLEWGYFLVLILCLGAAAVHVVVDPIYEDNKRNQPINENNNVVVKVDDINTHKNLVEQRLTKRLIYQGDLLLINSQYPVREESVRSDIVKLFKYKELKQGYRLRNSKIQLSRDVAQRFSQMVYSAKRDGVRNFTINSGFRGLDEQNRLYKEMGPTIAMPPGYSEHNVGLSLDVGSTKTKMIHAAEGKWIEKNAWRFGFILRYPKDKTEITGIQYEPWHIRYVGLPHSAIMYDNNLVLEEYLDYLKEEKVVSVIVNGQSYTVYYYHITQMSSVNFPQNKRYELSGNNVDGIIVTVYEQEMVV, encoded by the coding sequence TGCTTGAGTGGGGATATTTTTTAGTTTTAATATTATGTCTAGGTGCTGCAGCTGTACATGTGGTCGTTGACCCTATTTATGAAGATAATAAAAGAAATCAACCAATAAATGAAAATAATAATGTTGTCGTCAAAGTAGACGATATCAATACACATAAAAACTTAGTAGAACAAAGATTAACTAAAAGACTCATTTATCAGGGAGATTTACTCCTAATCAATTCTCAATACCCTGTTCGTGAAGAGAGTGTAAGATCAGATATTGTGAAATTATTCAAGTATAAAGAATTAAAGCAGGGATATAGATTACGTAATAGTAAAATTCAATTGTCTAGAGATGTAGCACAAAGGTTTTCGCAAATGGTATATTCCGCTAAAAGAGATGGTGTGCGGAATTTCACAATTAATAGTGGTTTTAGAGGGCTTGATGAGCAAAATAGACTATATAAAGAGATGGGACCTACCATTGCAATGCCACCAGGTTATAGCGAACATAATGTTGGCTTATCACTTGATGTGGGTTCAACTAAAACGAAAATGATTCATGCAGCTGAAGGAAAATGGATTGAAAAAAATGCTTGGCGATTTGGTTTTATTTTACGCTATCCAAAGGATAAGACTGAAATTACAGGTATACAATACGAACCGTGGCATATTCGTTATGTCGGTTTACCACACAGTGCAATAATGTATGATAATAATCTTGTTTTAGAAGAATATTTAGATTATTTAAAAGAAGAGAAGGTCGTTTCTGTTATTGTGAATGGACAAAGTTATACTGTTTATTATTACCATATCACACAAATGAGCTCCGTAAATTTTCCACAAAACAAACGATATGAGCTCTCAGGGAATAATGTAGATGGTATAATCGTGACGGTATACGAACAAGAGATGGTAGTATAA
- a CDS encoding YdcF family protein produces the protein MKILLRIISIVCFLYALSMIYINGHLDIITAFLSILAIILLLSSFYYKQVLFYISKRKKLSFLLYLFLGLFILMGLTFEILMYKAQNDSIPEDIDYIMVLGSGLKDGKPSATLQNRLNTALDFMKEYPDIKVITTGGTGIGEVRSEGEAMEEYLISLGVEESLIIPETDATSTFENLLYSKGLIDDFENNNRIAIVTSDFHLLRAKMLAKRLDYDPYGVSAKTPLYETVYSHIREYAALVNSFFFNKQ, from the coding sequence ATGAAAATTCTATTGAGGATTATTTCTATAGTTTGTTTTCTTTATGCTTTATCAATGATTTATATCAATGGTCATCTTGATATTATAACGGCTTTTTTATCGATTTTAGCAATTATTTTATTATTGAGCTCTTTTTATTACAAACAAGTGTTGTTTTATATTTCTAAAAGAAAAAAGCTTAGTTTTTTACTTTATTTATTTTTAGGGCTCTTTATATTAATGGGCTTAACGTTCGAAATTCTTATGTATAAAGCACAAAATGATTCAATTCCTGAAGATATTGATTATATTATGGTTCTTGGTTCGGGTTTAAAAGATGGTAAACCATCAGCAACATTACAAAATAGATTGAATACTGCTTTGGATTTTATGAAAGAGTATCCCGACATAAAGGTAATTACTACTGGGGGAACTGGTATCGGTGAAGTAAGATCTGAAGGAGAAGCTATGGAAGAATATCTAATATCCTTAGGAGTTGAAGAATCATTAATTATTCCCGAAACAGACGCAACGAGTACATTTGAAAACTTACTCTACTCCAAAGGGTTAATAGATGATTTTGAAAATAACAATCGCATAGCTATAGTAACTAGTGACTTTCATTTGCTTCGTGCAAAAATGTTAGCAAAACGTCTAGACTATGATCCATACGGAGTTTCTGCTAAAACCCCATTATATGAGACAGTCTACTCGCATATTAGAGAATATGCAGCACTTGTCAATTCGTTTTTCTTTAATAAGCAATAA